In Pseudomonas alcaliphila JAB1, a single window of DNA contains:
- the nuoG gene encoding NADH-quinone oxidoreductase subunit NuoG encodes MATIHVDGKDFEVDGADNLLQACLSLGLDIPYFCWHPALGSVGACRQCAVKQYNDENDTRGRIVMSCMTPATDNTWISIDDDESKAFRASVVEWLMTNHPHDCPVCEEGGHCHLQDMTVMTGHNTRRYRFTKRTHQNQELGPFIAHEMNRCIACYRCVRYYKDYAGGTDLGVYGAHDNVYFGRVEDGTLESEFSGNLVEVCPTGVFTDKTHSERYNRKWDMQFAPSICHGCSSGCNISPGERYGELRRIENRFNGSVNQYFLCDRGRFGYGYVNREDRPRQPLLAGQAIGIDAALDKAAELLKGKRVIGIGSPRASLESNFALRELVGADNFYSGIASGELANIRLIRDILHNGPLPTPTLRDVELHDAIFVLGEDLTQTAARMALALRQAAKGKASEIAAGARIQDWHMAAVQNVAQHALHPLFIASVGETRLDDVAEQCVHAAPADLARIGFAVAHAIDPSAPAVDGLEAEAQALVQRIADALINAQRPLIVSGASLGDKALIEAAANIASALKNREKNGSLSLVVPEANSLGLALLGGESVDAALQALSGGQADAVIVLENDLYRRADAAKVDAALGAAQAVIVADHQRTATSERAHLLLPVASFAEGDGTLVSLEGRAQRFFQVYEPSYYDAGILIREGWRWLHALHSTLQGKAVDWTQLDQVTAACAASNPHLSGIKDAAPSASFRIKGLKLAREPHRYSGRTAMRANISVHEPRQPQDQDSAFAFSMEGYAGSKEDRQQIPFAWSPGWNSPQAWNKFQDEVGGHLRAGDPGVRLLEAAGNVLPWFAVNAAFNPAAGTWQVAPLHHLFGSEENSARAKPIQERMPEPYVALARDEAARLGVNDGALLALRVNGQALRLPLQVRDDLAVGLVGLPVGLPDIPATLAGASVTLLQEAAQ; translated from the coding sequence ATGGCCACTATCCACGTAGACGGCAAAGATTTCGAAGTCGATGGTGCAGACAACCTCCTGCAGGCCTGCCTGTCCCTTGGACTCGATATCCCCTACTTCTGCTGGCACCCGGCGCTTGGCAGCGTCGGCGCCTGCCGCCAGTGCGCGGTCAAGCAGTACAACGACGAGAACGACACCCGCGGTCGCATCGTCATGTCCTGCATGACGCCCGCCACCGATAACACCTGGATCAGCATCGACGACGACGAGTCCAAGGCGTTCCGCGCCAGCGTCGTCGAATGGCTGATGACCAACCACCCGCACGACTGCCCAGTGTGCGAGGAAGGTGGTCACTGCCACCTGCAGGACATGACGGTGATGACCGGGCACAACACCCGTCGCTACCGCTTCACCAAGCGTACCCACCAGAACCAGGAGCTCGGCCCGTTCATCGCCCACGAGATGAACCGCTGCATCGCGTGTTATCGCTGCGTGCGTTACTACAAGGACTACGCCGGCGGCACCGACCTGGGCGTCTACGGCGCGCACGACAACGTGTACTTCGGCCGTGTCGAGGACGGCACGCTGGAAAGCGAGTTTTCCGGCAACCTGGTCGAGGTCTGCCCGACCGGCGTGTTTACCGACAAGACCCACTCCGAGCGCTACAACCGCAAGTGGGACATGCAGTTCGCCCCGAGCATCTGCCATGGCTGCTCCAGCGGCTGCAACATCAGCCCCGGCGAGCGCTACGGCGAGCTGCGCCGCATCGAGAACCGCTTCAACGGCTCGGTGAACCAGTACTTCCTCTGCGACCGCGGCCGCTTCGGCTATGGCTACGTCAATCGCGAGGATCGCCCGCGTCAGCCGCTGCTGGCCGGCCAGGCCATCGGCATCGATGCCGCGCTGGACAAGGCCGCCGAGCTGCTCAAGGGCAAGCGCGTGATCGGCATCGGCTCGCCGCGCGCCAGCCTGGAATCCAACTTCGCCCTGCGCGAGCTGGTCGGTGCCGACAACTTCTATAGCGGCATCGCCTCTGGCGAACTGGCCAATATCCGTCTGATCCGCGACATCCTGCACAACGGCCCGCTGCCAACGCCGACCCTGCGCGACGTCGAGCTGCATGACGCCATCTTCGTCCTCGGCGAAGACCTGACCCAGACTGCCGCGCGTATGGCCCTGGCCCTGCGCCAAGCCGCCAAGGGCAAGGCCAGCGAGATCGCTGCCGGTGCACGTATTCAGGACTGGCACATGGCAGCGGTGCAGAACGTAGCGCAGCACGCTCTGCACCCGCTGTTTATCGCCAGCGTCGGTGAAACTCGCCTCGACGATGTCGCCGAGCAGTGCGTGCACGCTGCCCCAGCCGACCTGGCCCGTATCGGTTTCGCCGTGGCTCACGCCATCGACCCCAGTGCACCGGCCGTCGACGGCCTGGAAGCCGAAGCGCAAGCGCTGGTACAGCGCATCGCCGATGCCCTGATCAACGCCCAGCGCCCGCTGATCGTCTCCGGCGCCTCGCTGGGCGACAAGGCCCTGATCGAGGCCGCCGCCAATATCGCCAGCGCGCTGAAGAACCGTGAAAAGAACGGCTCGCTGAGCCTGGTGGTGCCCGAGGCCAACAGCCTGGGCCTTGCCCTGCTCGGCGGCGAGTCCGTCGATGCTGCGCTGCAAGCCCTGAGTGGCGGCCAGGCCGATGCCGTGATCGTGCTGGAAAACGACCTGTATCGCCGCGCCGATGCGGCCAAGGTCGATGCTGCGCTCGGCGCCGCGCAGGCGGTGATCGTCGCCGATCACCAGCGTACCGCCACCAGCGAACGCGCCCATCTGCTGCTGCCGGTGGCCTCCTTCGCCGAAGGCGACGGCACCCTGGTCAGCCTCGAAGGCCGCGCCCAGCGCTTCTTCCAGGTCTATGAGCCGAGCTACTACGACGCGGGCATCCTGATCCGCGAAGGCTGGCGCTGGCTGCACGCCCTGCACAGCACCCTGCAGGGCAAAGCCGTGGACTGGACGCAACTGGATCAGGTCACCGCGGCCTGCGCTGCCAGCAATCCGCATTTGTCCGGCATCAAGGACGCCGCGCCTAGCGCCTCGTTCCGCATCAAGGGGCTCAAGCTCGCCCGCGAGCCGCACCGCTACAGCGGCCGTACCGCCATGCGCGCCAATATCAGCGTGCACGAGCCGCGTCAGCCGCAGGATCAGGATTCGGCCTTCGCCTTCTCCATGGAAGGATACGCCGGCAGCAAGGAAGATCGGCAACAGATTCCGTTCGCCTGGTCGCCGGGCTGGAACTCACCGCAGGCCTGGAACAAGTTCCAGGACGAGGTCGGTGGTCATCTGCGTGCCGGCGACCCCGGCGTGCGCCTGCTCGAAGCCGCCGGTAACGTCCTGCCCTGGTTCGCGGTGAATGCAGCGTTCAACCCGGCAGCCGGCACCTGGCAGGTGGCGCCGCTGCACCACCTGTTCGGCAGCGAGGAAAACTCCGCACGCGCCAAACCGATTCAGGAGCGTATGCCCGAGCCTTACGTGGCCCTGGCCCGCGATGAAGCAGCACGCCTGGGGGTGAACGACGGTGCGCTGCTGGCCCTGCGCGTCAACGGCCAGGCGCTGCGCCTGCCGCTGCAGGTGCGTGATGATCTGGCCGTCGGTCTGGTCGGCCTGCCGGTTGGCTTGCCGGACATTCCGGCGACACTCGCCGGTGCCAGCGTGACCCTGCTGCAGGAGGCCGCGCAATGA